From Salipiger profundus, a single genomic window includes:
- the tatC gene encoding twin-arginine translocase subunit TatC: MSQADHDEIEDSSAPLIEHLAELRTRLIRSVIAFIIGIVLAFTVAEPILQFLLGPIEETLRTLGDPSPTMQYTSPQEYLFTLFRISMVFGFALAFPVISYQLWRFVAPGLYKSEKGAFLPFLVASPVMFLLGASFAHFVVTPLAMAFFLGFADVSSIFANLVSTAADRVADGVSGVPATSEPAMVPETVEGIKITFFGKVNESLDITLKFIIAFGLCFQLPVLLTLMGKAGLVSAEGLGSVRKYAVVAILVLAALVTPPDVTTQGILFVVVYGLYEVSIFLVRMVERKREAELREQGLWFEDEPDTENDPMFKEFDEDDDEPEDDEDRSK, from the coding sequence ATGAGCCAGGCAGACCATGACGAGATCGAGGACAGCTCGGCGCCGCTGATCGAGCATCTTGCGGAGCTGCGAACGCGGCTCATCCGCTCGGTGATCGCCTTCATCATCGGGATCGTGCTGGCCTTTACCGTGGCGGAGCCGATCCTGCAGTTCCTGCTGGGACCGATCGAGGAAACCCTGCGCACCTTGGGCGACCCGTCGCCGACGATGCAATACACCAGCCCGCAGGAATACCTGTTCACGCTGTTCCGCATCTCGATGGTGTTCGGCTTCGCGCTGGCCTTCCCGGTGATTTCCTACCAGCTCTGGCGCTTCGTGGCGCCGGGGCTCTACAAGTCCGAGAAGGGCGCCTTCCTGCCCTTCCTCGTGGCCTCTCCGGTGATGTTCCTGCTGGGCGCGAGCTTCGCGCATTTCGTGGTGACCCCGCTGGCGATGGCCTTCTTCCTCGGCTTCGCGGACGTCTCGTCGATCTTCGCGAACCTCGTCTCGACCGCGGCCGACCGGGTGGCCGACGGCGTGTCGGGCGTGCCCGCGACCTCGGAACCGGCGATGGTTCCCGAAACTGTCGAGGGCATCAAGATCACCTTCTTCGGCAAGGTGAACGAGAGCCTCGACATCACGCTGAAGTTTATCATCGCCTTCGGGCTGTGCTTCCAGCTGCCGGTGCTGCTGACGCTTATGGGCAAGGCCGGGCTGGTCTCGGCCGAGGGGCTCGGATCGGTGCGCAAGTACGCCGTGGTGGCGATCCTGGTGCTCGCTGCGCTGGTGACGCCGCCGGACGTGACCACGCAGGGCATTCTCTTCGTGGTGGTCTACGGGCTCTACGAGGTGTCGATCTTCCTGGTGCGCATGGTCGAACGCAAGCGCGAGGCCGAGCTGCGCGAGCAGGGCCTCTGGTTCGAGGACGAGCCGGACACCGAGAACGATCCGATGTTCAAGGAGTTCGACGAGGACGACGACGAACCGGAAGATGACGAGGACCGGTCCAAGTGA
- the surE gene encoding 5'/3'-nucleotidase SurE — MRILITNDDGINAPGLAVLETIAAEIAGPDGEVWTVAPAFEQSGVAHCISYTHPMMIVEMGPRRWAAEGSPADCVLAGVHDVMKDARPDLVLSGVNRGNNSAENVLYSGTLGGALEGSLQGLPAIALSQYLGPATRDLENPFEAAATHGAAVIRQILAAPAAQVQDYPMFWNVNFPPCSADAVKGVRLTRQGKRHGTSFSTEPHLSPSGRRFLWIRGGDQRAAATPDSDADANLGGYVSVTPMRADFTAHDAFDGLKDAFA, encoded by the coding sequence ATGCGCATTCTCATCACCAACGACGACGGGATCAACGCGCCCGGGCTCGCCGTTCTGGAGACCATCGCCGCAGAGATCGCCGGCCCGGATGGCGAGGTCTGGACCGTCGCCCCCGCCTTCGAGCAGTCAGGGGTCGCGCATTGCATCAGCTACACCCACCCGATGATGATCGTCGAGATGGGCCCCCGCCGCTGGGCGGCCGAGGGCAGCCCCGCCGATTGCGTGCTCGCGGGCGTGCATGACGTGATGAAGGACGCGCGCCCGGACCTCGTGCTGTCGGGTGTGAACCGCGGAAACAACTCGGCCGAGAACGTGCTCTACTCGGGCACGCTCGGCGGCGCGCTCGAGGGCTCGCTGCAGGGTCTGCCGGCGATCGCGCTGTCGCAGTATCTCGGACCCGCCACGCGCGATCTCGAGAACCCCTTCGAGGCCGCCGCCACGCATGGCGCGGCGGTCATCCGGCAGATTCTCGCCGCGCCCGCCGCGCAGGTTCAGGACTACCCGATGTTCTGGAACGTGAACTTCCCGCCCTGCAGCGCCGATGCCGTGAAGGGCGTGCGCCTCACCAGGCAGGGCAAGCGGCACGGCACATCGTTCTCGACCGAGCCGCACCTGTCGCCCTCGGGGCGCCGCTTCCTGTGGATCCGGGGCGGCGACCAGCGGGCCGCGGCGACGCCCGACAGCGATGCCGACGCCAACCTCGGGGGCTATGTCTCGGTCACACCGATGCGGGCGGATTTCACTGCGCATGACGCCTTCGACGGGCTGAAGGACGCCTTCGCATGA
- a CDS encoding prepilin peptidase, translating into MDMGGSIFLLVAAPFVGSFLGVLVERLPVGRPVVMGRSHCDACGHALGPLELLPVVSWLLSRRRCRHCGARLSLFYPMIELAASLVAAWALVVVPWPLAAATAGLGWVLLALAEIDLRHLILPDVLTLPLMLAGLVLAAFTPQMQLADHLVGAVAGFLVLWLVATLYRRLRGREGLGLGDAKLFAAAGAWVGWQGLASVLLIGAVGGLLWAIAAVAVGRGRAPHEPLGFGPFLAAGLWLTWLYGPLGLS; encoded by the coding sequence ATGGACATGGGCGGCTCAATCTTCCTGCTTGTCGCAGCTCCCTTCGTGGGCAGCTTCCTCGGCGTGCTTGTCGAGCGTCTGCCCGTGGGCCGGCCGGTGGTGATGGGACGGTCGCACTGCGATGCCTGCGGACACGCGCTGGGGCCGCTGGAGCTGCTGCCGGTGGTGAGCTGGCTGCTGTCGCGACGGCGGTGCCGCCATTGCGGGGCGCGGTTGTCGCTCTTCTACCCGATGATCGAGCTTGCCGCCTCGCTCGTGGCGGCATGGGCGCTGGTCGTCGTGCCGTGGCCGCTTGCCGCTGCCACGGCGGGCCTGGGATGGGTGCTTCTGGCGCTCGCCGAGATCGACCTCCGCCACCTGATCCTGCCCGATGTCCTGACACTGCCGCTGATGCTCGCGGGGCTGGTGCTTGCCGCTTTCACGCCGCAGATGCAGCTTGCGGATCACCTTGTCGGCGCGGTCGCGGGCTTCCTCGTCCTCTGGCTGGTAGCGACGCTCTACCGGCGGCTGCGCGGTCGCGAGGGGCTGGGGCTCGGCGATGCCAAGCTCTTTGCTGCCGCCGGCGCCTGGGTCGGCTGGCAGGGGCTTGCCTCGGTGCTGCTGATCGGGGCCGTGGGCGGGCTGCTCTGGGCGATTGCCGCCGTGGCCGTCGGACGGGGCAGGGCGCCGCACGAGCCGTTGGGCTTTGGGCCGTTCCTTGCCGCCGGTCTCTGGCTCACCTGGCTCTACGGACCGCTGGGGCTGTCGTGA
- a CDS encoding ATP-binding protein, translated as MAPAPLAAPDFDAAEAFVWHVDPDRLEPVAQVNRVPLELLLGIDRTRDTLFQNTAQFARGLPANNALLWGARGMGKSSLVKAVCAEIRAKGDDLKLVELQREDLGSVSRLLNLLRRSDKRFVLFCDDLSFSHDDQHYKSLKAVLDGGIEGRPDNVLFYATSNRRHLMPRDMIENERGSAINPSESTEEKVSLSDRFGLWLGFHPCSQDEYLDMIRGYCAAYGVAVAEDELRAEAIEWQATRGARSGRVAWQFFTDLAGRKGVSLGLAG; from the coding sequence ATGGCTCCAGCGCCGCTCGCGGCCCCCGACTTCGACGCGGCCGAGGCCTTTGTCTGGCACGTCGATCCGGACCGGCTGGAGCCGGTGGCGCAGGTCAACCGCGTGCCGCTCGAGCTGCTGCTGGGCATCGACCGCACTCGTGACACGCTGTTCCAGAACACCGCCCAGTTCGCGCGCGGCCTGCCGGCCAACAACGCGCTGCTCTGGGGGGCGCGGGGGATGGGCAAGTCGAGCCTGGTCAAGGCGGTCTGCGCCGAGATCCGGGCGAAGGGCGATGACCTGAAGCTTGTCGAGCTGCAGCGCGAGGATCTTGGCTCCGTGTCGCGGCTGCTGAACCTGCTGAGGCGCTCGGACAAACGCTTCGTGCTGTTCTGCGACGACCTGTCGTTCAGCCATGACGACCAGCATTACAAGAGCCTCAAGGCGGTGCTCGATGGCGGCATCGAGGGCCGGCCGGACAACGTGCTGTTCTACGCCACCTCGAACCGGCGGCACCTGATGCCGCGGGACATGATCGAGAACGAGCGCGGCTCGGCGATCAACCCGTCGGAATCGACCGAGGAAAAGGTCTCGCTTTCGGACCGCTTCGGCCTGTGGCTGGGGTTCCACCCCTGTTCGCAGGACGAGTATCTCGACATGATCCGGGGCTATTGCGCCGCCTACGGCGTCGCGGTCGCCGAGGACGAGTTGCGGGCCGAGGCGATCGAGTGGCAGGCGACGCGTGGGGCGCGCTCGGGCCGGGTGGCCTGGCAGTTCTTCACCGATCTCGCTGGTCGCAAGGGCGTCTCGCTGGGCCTGGCGGGCTGA
- a CDS encoding protein-L-isoaspartate(D-aspartate) O-methyltransferase yields the protein MSFDAEAKMQFVFALRSQGVTEQSVLQAMEKIDRGAFVTGYFTERAYEDMPLPIPCGQTISQPSVVGLMTQALQLSGREKVLEVGTGSGYQAAILSQLARRVYTVDRHRRLVAEARRVFDTLDLSNITAFTADGSFGLPDQAPFDRILVTAAAEDPPGPLLAQLRIGGIMVLPVGQSDAVQRLIRVTRTEQGYDYDELRPVRFVPLVEGLAKDS from the coding sequence ATGAGTTTCGACGCCGAGGCCAAGATGCAGTTCGTCTTCGCGCTGCGCTCGCAGGGGGTGACCGAGCAAAGCGTGCTGCAGGCGATGGAAAAGATCGACCGGGGTGCCTTTGTCACCGGCTATTTCACCGAGCGCGCCTACGAGGACATGCCGCTGCCGATCCCCTGCGGCCAGACCATTTCGCAGCCGTCGGTCGTCGGGCTGATGACCCAGGCGCTGCAACTGTCGGGGCGCGAGAAGGTGCTCGAGGTCGGCACGGGCTCCGGCTACCAGGCGGCGATCCTCAGCCAGCTCGCGCGCAGGGTCTACACGGTCGACCGGCATCGGCGGCTCGTGGCCGAGGCGCGGCGGGTGTTCGACACGCTCGACCTCTCCAACATCACCGCCTTTACCGCCGACGGCAGCTTCGGACTGCCGGACCAGGCGCCGTTCGACCGCATTCTCGTCACGGCAGCCGCCGAAGATCCGCCCGGCCCGCTCTTGGCCCAGCTGCGCATCGGCGGTATCATGGTCCTGCCGGTGGGGCAGTCCGACGCCGTCCAGCGCCTGATCCGCGTAACGCGGACCGAACAGGGCTACGACTACGACGAGCTGCGCCCCGTGCGCTTCGTACCGCTGGTTGAGGGGCTGGCCAAGGACAGCTGA
- a CDS encoding peptidoglycan DD-metalloendopeptidase family protein — protein sequence MDSIFRPLPLRLGAPLALVAALGACSGPIDYDMRGRMGGPVDTSEAALSAMGDRPQPDNRGVISYPNYQVAVARRNDTISDVAGRVGLPAGELARYNGVQPSDTLRDGEIVALPRRVSEPSPATGATTTGPIRPAADVDITTLASNAIDSAPATQTQRSNQPAAQAGVEPVRHKVARGETAYTIARLYNVTPRSLAEWNGLDSGYTLREGQYLLIPVVEQTASAPRSTPEPTTAPGAGSPTPQPPSASQPLPSNQPSVAETAAKAEQEVAAKPVAEIGQEEAAQESSANASMSMPVSGSIIREYSKGRNDGIDISAPAGTAVKAAASGKVAAITTNTENVQIVVIRHPDDVLSIYTHVDNLSVQKGDAVSRGQSIGKVRAGDPSFLHFEVRKGFDSVDPMTFLR from the coding sequence ATGGACAGCATTTTTCGCCCCCTTCCCCTTCGTCTCGGCGCCCCCCTGGCGTTGGTCGCAGCTCTCGGTGCCTGCTCGGGGCCGATCGACTATGACATGCGCGGCCGCATGGGCGGCCCGGTCGACACCAGCGAGGCCGCGCTCTCGGCGATGGGGGACCGGCCGCAGCCCGACAATCGCGGCGTGATCTCCTATCCGAACTACCAGGTTGCCGTGGCCCGTCGTAACGACACGATCAGCGACGTCGCCGGCCGCGTCGGCCTGCCGGCGGGCGAGCTGGCGCGCTACAACGGCGTGCAGCCCTCCGACACGCTGCGCGACGGCGAGATCGTCGCCCTGCCCCGCCGGGTGTCCGAGCCGTCGCCCGCGACGGGCGCCACGACCACCGGTCCGATCCGGCCCGCCGCCGACGTCGACATCACCACGCTCGCAAGCAATGCCATCGACAGCGCACCGGCGACGCAGACGCAGCGGTCGAACCAGCCCGCCGCGCAGGCCGGGGTCGAACCGGTCCGCCACAAGGTGGCCCGGGGCGAGACCGCCTATACCATCGCGCGGCTCTACAACGTCACCCCGCGTTCGCTGGCCGAATGGAACGGCCTCGACAGCGGCTACACCCTGCGCGAGGGCCAGTATCTCCTGATCCCGGTGGTCGAGCAGACCGCCAGCGCGCCGCGCAGCACCCCGGAACCGACGACGGCCCCCGGCGCGGGCTCGCCGACGCCGCAACCGCCCTCGGCCTCGCAGCCGCTGCCCAGCAACCAGCCCTCGGTCGCCGAAACTGCGGCAAAGGCCGAGCAGGAGGTCGCGGCAAAACCCGTTGCCGAAATCGGTCAGGAGGAGGCCGCTCAGGAAAGCAGCGCCAACGCGTCGATGTCGATGCCGGTAAGCGGCAGCATCATCCGCGAGTACAGCAAGGGCAGGAACGACGGCATCGACATCTCGGCGCCGGCAGGCACCGCGGTGAAGGCGGCGGCCAGCGGCAAGGTCGCGGCGATCACCACCAACACCGAGAACGTGCAGATCGTGGTCATCCGCCACCCTGACGACGTGCTGTCGATCTACACCCACGTCGACAACCTGAGCGTGCAGAAGGGCGACGCGGTCAGCCGCGGCCAGAGCATCGGCAAGGTCCGCGCGGGCGACCCGAGCTTCCTGCACTTCGAGGTCCGCAAGGGCTTCGACAGCGTCGATCCGATGACATTCCTGCGGTGA
- the tatB gene encoding Sec-independent protein translocase protein TatB, whose protein sequence is MLDLGWSELLVIGIVALIVVGPKDLPVLFRNLGRFMGKARGMAREFSRAMNDAADESGVRDVAKTFKSATNPMGSAMDSVKDAARGMTDPRPPSKTAGLKEDPGAKEAAAPDPEREAAKRRIEASAARSAADRQRREAEAAAKRAEESAAKAAELEESLKKDGEA, encoded by the coding sequence ATGCTGGATCTTGGATGGTCCGAGCTTCTGGTCATCGGCATCGTCGCGCTGATCGTCGTCGGCCCCAAGGACCTGCCGGTGCTGTTCCGCAACCTCGGCCGGTTCATGGGCAAGGCCCGCGGCATGGCGCGCGAATTCTCGCGCGCGATGAACGACGCCGCGGACGAGAGCGGCGTGCGCGACGTTGCGAAGACCTTCAAGAGCGCGACGAACCCGATGGGTTCGGCGATGGACAGCGTGAAGGATGCGGCGCGGGGCATGACCGACCCGAGGCCGCCGTCGAAGACCGCCGGGCTCAAGGAAGATCCCGGCGCGAAGGAAGCCGCGGCGCCCGATCCCGAGCGCGAAGCGGCGAAGCGCCGGATCGAGGCGAGCGCCGCACGCAGCGCTGCGGACCGGCAGCGGCGCGAGGCCGAGGCCGCCGCGAAGCGGGCCGAGGAATCGGCGGCCAAGGCGGCCGAACTGGAAGAGTCGCTGAAAAAAGATGGTGAGGCATGA
- a CDS encoding general secretion pathway protein GspK has translation MAGTDHRHRFWRPTRAGQRGLALVMVLWTAVILALVAGSVTRLSRGDLQLVRNVTDATHAELAADAGLRRALYEIAAAPGTWRTDGGIYGWRFGDAELRVEVSDELGRIDINQASEALLAGLFDAAGAADPERIAAATTAYREARRTEAARVGGTGLRPASAFSGVGDLGNVPGIAPELLEQIAPVVTVYTGRARPVLASAPPLVRLAMDATASTLQTPFSAPGRAMSQLTETPALLVTPPGAPVRGSGLYRIHAEALASGGAHFTREAVVALKSRAAPVPFEVRLWRPGPRRLFDLPK, from the coding sequence ATGGCCGGGACAGACCACAGGCACCGCTTCTGGCGCCCGACGCGCGCGGGCCAGCGCGGGCTTGCGCTTGTCATGGTGCTCTGGACCGCGGTGATCCTCGCGCTGGTCGCGGGCAGCGTCACGCGTCTTTCACGCGGCGACCTGCAGCTGGTTCGCAACGTCACCGACGCGACTCATGCCGAGCTTGCGGCCGACGCAGGGCTTCGCCGCGCGCTCTACGAAATCGCCGCCGCGCCCGGAACGTGGCGCACCGACGGCGGGATCTACGGCTGGCGCTTCGGAGACGCCGAGTTGCGCGTCGAGGTCTCGGACGAGCTTGGACGCATCGATATCAACCAGGCATCGGAGGCGTTGCTCGCAGGCCTCTTCGACGCCGCCGGCGCGGCCGACCCCGAGCGTATTGCCGCCGCCACGACCGCCTACCGCGAGGCGCGCCGGACCGAGGCCGCCCGCGTCGGCGGCACGGGGCTGCGTCCGGCCTCCGCTTTTTCCGGCGTGGGCGACCTCGGCAACGTGCCGGGCATCGCGCCCGAGCTTCTGGAGCAGATCGCACCGGTGGTTACGGTCTACACCGGACGCGCGAGACCCGTGCTCGCATCGGCGCCACCGCTGGTCCGCCTTGCGATGGATGCCACCGCCTCCACCCTGCAGACACCATTTTCCGCTCCCGGCAGAGCCATGTCGCAACTGACCGAAACGCCTGCGCTGCTCGTGACGCCCCCCGGCGCCCCGGTGCGCGGCTCGGGTCTCTACCGCATCCACGCCGAGGCGCTTGCGTCCGGCGGCGCGCATTTCACCCGTGAGGCCGTGGTCGCCCTGAAGAGCCGCGCAGCCCCCGTTCCCTTCGAAGTAAGGCTCTGGCGCCCCGGCCCCCGCCGGCTGTTCGACTTGCCCAAGTAA